In the genome of Lactuca sativa cultivar Salinas chromosome 3, Lsat_Salinas_v11, whole genome shotgun sequence, the window AATGCTCTGTTTCTCGTTCAATCTAATGTTTTTagatctgttttttttttttctgagattAATTGTGAAAAAGTATTATGAAACAGGATCTCAAAGCCAGCTAGTGTGTTCAGGATGTCGAAATCTTCTCCTTTATCCCGTTGGAGCAACTTCAGTATGCTGTGCTGTTTGCAATGCAGTCACCTCTGTTCCTCCTCCTGGTATCAAACTTTCAGTTTTAATGGCTTCCAAATTGTTCATACTTCAAAGAATTATGTTTCTTTAACATGAATTTTCAATGATTTAGGCACTGAAATGGCTCAGTTGGTTTGTGGAGGCTGCCATACATTGCTCATGTACATCCGTGGTGCGACAAGTGTACAGTGTTCTTGCTGTCACACCATCAATTTAGCCTTAGAAGGTAACCAAATTTAACTTCTAAATCATGTTAAAATTCGATAAAAAAACTTGTTAAATAACAAAAGTTAACAACTTTTCAACAGCAAATCAAGTGGCACATGTCAATTGTGGAAACTGTAGGATGCTTTTAATGTATCAATATGGGGCACGTTCAGTGAAATGTGCAGTTTGTCAATTTATTACGTCCGTTGGGGTTAGTTACTTAAACACTTTACTTTATTAGTATTCtgaatattttttataaatattatggaTTTATAATAACTTATGGTATATATACACAGGCGTCAACAAGTGCTACAGAACAGAAGTTCAATGCGTAACACTTGAAATTTCATATTAAATGGTGACCCAAGATTCTACGTATtattacatatatgtataatgTATAGAGTTACATATCTCCTCTTGCGTTAGACTATCATCATCTTTTTCATAAATATTATGGTGATCATAAAGAATAAGAGTACGTAAAATTGGATATACAAGAATATATTCGATTATGAGAGGACATTTATTTATATGGTTGTAAGTTGGTGTTTGGTTTTTTTCAGATAATGAGaagttttatatatattgttgataTGTATGTGATTTGGTATTTTGGTGTGAAAGTTGTGTCATTATTTGACAAATTAATTCAGGTATTAAAAGTTGTCATTTCATGTTAGAAATATTATGGTTTAAAGGGTTGAATCTTAGATAGATAATGACTATAGACTATAAAGGATAAGTATAAAGAAAAAAAGGTGTAGGAAGAATCATGTGAGACTTCAAAGTTCAACCCATGATGCCATGATTGAATACCAAAGGAAAAGGGTATCTTCGTAATTTCGTAGCGATGAGTAGTGACATCAAGCATGTTACGAATCTACCGGTACACATCTTTGAAGATTTGTGGTATTCAATGGAAGAGTCATGGTAGGAAGAAAATGACCTTTGAGACCATAATGGATAAGTATGAAGACAAAAAGATGTAGGGGAGAATCATgtgaaaaaatatataaataaataaattagaaaaagaAGGTGAATAGTAACTGATAATGCCATGTAAAAAATTATCCATCACTAAAATTAGTCTTCTTTTTTTTGTGGTATACACAAAAACGGTGACCATTACGCTTTGCGTATATAATATAAGTCCTGATTTGGAGATACTTAGTCTTCTTAAAATGAATAGTAACATCGTGAATTTTTGGGATCAGTTACTTATATTTATTTTGGGGGGAATAAGTgctaattccaaattaactcgATTCAAGTATTAAATTATGTTACATGTACCTTTAGGTTGACTGAATTTAtgataaaaataacaagtttcatCCACATTGATGATGATAAACATATCATTACAAGACAACTTGCTTGCATCTACAAAATCAAAGGGTGAAGATTTCATAattaaaatatgtttatatatttcaTTGAGTTGCATTCATTAACATCGACCTCATTTGTTCCTCCATTTTAAATCCAGCAACCTCTGCCTCCTTACAAACCTCTTTACAATTACCAATTCTCCCATGAATTGCATAGATTTTTATGACATCCATATAAATATCAAATCCAGGAGAAAAACCAGCCTccttcatctttgaaaaatatcTCACAGCTCTCGAAAGGTCATTAAGAGCAACAAAAACTTTTATCACCACGCGATATGCCGGAAGATCAAAAAGACAATTTCGCCCTTCCATTTCCCACACCAAAGCCAAAGCCTCTCGATAACAGTTACTACAATAACGACTATGCACAACAGTGGTGTACATCACTACACTTGGTTCATAACCCGAGTCTTTAAACCAATTATATAAACCTTCAACAATCTCAAATTTTCCTAACTTTATGCAAACTTTCATGATTGATGTACAATCTTGCTGTGTTAGATTCAAATCCTCTCTTTCTCCAAGCTCTTCAAGTAAAGCCATAATATGTACATAATTATCAGGGCTTTTTCCTAGTTCCAAAATCAGCTTTGCATAAACACCAGTGTCCACCATTATCTTCCCATTTTTAGCAGCTGAAACGAGTTTGTATGCAAGTTTTAAGCTTCCACTTCTTATGAAACCCTTCACAACTGCTTCATACACGTTTTGGCTTGATAGGCTTAGGAATTTTTCTAGTTTGAAAGATAGTTTTAACTCATGGTTTCTTGCAAGGACTTCAACTGTTGAAGCAAGAAGCGTGTCATCTGGGTATAAATGAGGATGTTTTTGGACCCAACAGAAGATTTGTAAAGCTCTTTCGGGTAAATCCATGTGCCCTAATTCTCTTACTGTTAATGACAATGAACTTTTGCGAAGAAATCGAGTGTAATTGTTTAAAACTGTGGAAACGTCTTTTTCAGGAGGAAGGTTTTTGATTTCTTTGGCTAGAGTGATTAAGAATGTTGGATCTTTGTATAGTTTGCTAGATAAagattttcttgaagagtttatGGTTTTTGCAAATTTCTTTGAAGTGGGAAGTCCTAATGGTTGTTGTTTGTATGGAAGTGGGAGAGGAAGAGGTCTTTCTCTAGCTTTTTTTCCGGGTTTTTGAGGGATTCTTCCTCTAAATAGTGAGGTGATTGTTTCAATCTCATCTGGGTCCCACTCAGGATTGTCTTCTTCTTTTTCTACTTCATCTTCACCATTTTCATGATCCATTTCCATAGAGGTTGAATTTGAATCATCAGGGTCATTAAAAGGTTTTGTTCCCTGAGGATCATTGGATTTCTTGAATGGTTTTCTAAGGTAAATTCTGGTTCTTGATGGATTCATCAAACTGAACCTAACTTCATCCTGATGGTTTCTTTTGATTGAAGTCTTCTGTGATTCAGTAAACCGAATAGGAACATGGGTTTCTGAGACTTTACAGAAGAAACAAGAGAGCACTGCACCATCCATGCTTATGTCTACTATTTAGTAACCTCACTTGGAacaggcattttatcaaacagcTGATAGGCAATTGAAATTGATGAACTTGCAAGCATGAACCCTGTAAAATCCAACAATCATATGTAAATTCGCATCAACATACACGTATATTATATCAGCTGCAAAGAATTAAAGGAAAAATGAAAGTAACGGTTTTTTAACAACCTGGCAAGGATCAAATCATCACATTTAAGCATACCAAACAAATTCACCATATTTACAATTTTAGATTTCAGCACGTTTCAAGCATAATTTCAGGTTTCAAGCAAACGAAGCATAATTTCACATTTCAGCATAACAAGCATAATCTCAGATTTCAATCATAATTTTGGATTTCAATCATAACTGTTTGGCAAAGAAAATCAGAACACACAGGGgctttttgcaaaaaaaaataaaaataataaataaaaatcatcAAGCAATGGATTTAGGAAATTCATAATCAAATTTCAGCAAACAATCAGAATTATAGAAGAAAGAAATCGATTTCAGCGAAAAGAGAGAAAATCAGAACACACAGGGGATGTTTGGAGAAAGAAATAGATTTCAGGGAAGAGAGTCGGACGCTTACCTGTGGCGCTGCTGGTGGAGGAAGTCTTGAAGTGGCGACGCTGGCGGTGAAAACCGGTGGAGTGGCGGAGTGGGGTTCGCTCCAGTGTGGTTGCCGCAGGTAGAAAGAAAATCAGAATTATCCAAGAGTGAAAACAGTGAAGGATATTCAAACAGTgtacaaaagttttttttttggagcCTGAGTATGAAACAGTGAAAAAGAATGAACACCCTACTTTATTGTTTTCTAGTTTGTTGTATTAGGttattaagattttttttttaatgctTATTAGATCAATATAGTTGTTATTACTGCTTGGAAATAGTTTAAAAATTGGAGCCGGAGTATGAATCGGTGAAAAGAATGAACACCCTACTTTATTGTTTTCTGGTTTGTTGTATTAGGttattaagatttttttttaatgcTTATTAGATCAATATAGTTGTTATTACTGTTTGGAAATAGTTTAAAAATTGGAGCCGGAGTATGAATCAGTGAAAAGAATGAACACCCTACTTTATTGTTTTCTGGTTTGTTGTATTAGGTtattaagattttttttaatGCTTATTAGATCAATATAGTTGTTATTACTGTTTGGAAATAGTTTAAAAATTGGAGCCGGAGTATGAATCAGTGAAAAGAATGAACACCCTACTTCATTGTTTTCTGGTTTGTTGTATTAGGTtattaagattttttttaatGCTTATTAGATCAATATAGTTGTTATTACTGTTTGGAAATAGTTTA includes:
- the LOC111907342 gene encoding protein LOL1, whose protein sequence is MPVPLAPYPTPPAPLTTPTVGSQSQLVCSGCRNLLLYPVGATSVCCAVCNAVTSVPPPGTEMAQLVCGGCHTLLMYIRGATSVQCSCCHTINLALEANQVAHVNCGNCRMLLMYQYGARSVKCAVCQFITSVGASTSATEQKFNA
- the LOC111907341 gene encoding pentatricopeptide repeat-containing protein At2g01860, which gives rise to MDGAVLSCFFCKVSETHVPIRFTESQKTSIKRNHQDEVRFSLMNPSRTRIYLRKPFKKSNDPQGTKPFNDPDDSNSTSMEMDHENGEDEVEKEEDNPEWDPDEIETITSLFRGRIPQKPGKKARERPLPLPLPYKQQPLGLPTSKKFAKTINSSRKSLSSKLYKDPTFLITLAKEIKNLPPEKDVSTVLNNYTRFLRKSSLSLTVRELGHMDLPERALQIFCWVQKHPHLYPDDTLLASTVEVLARNHELKLSFKLEKFLSLSSQNVYEAVVKGFIRSGSLKLAYKLVSAAKNGKIMVDTGVYAKLILELGKSPDNYVHIMALLEELGEREDLNLTQQDCTSIMKVCIKLGKFEIVEGLYNWFKDSGYEPSVVMYTTVVHSRYCSNCYREALALVWEMEGRNCLFDLPAYRVVIKVFVALNDLSRAVRYFSKMKEAGFSPGFDIYMDVIKIYAIHGRIGNCKEVCKEAEVAGFKMEEQMRSMLMNATQ